In Rubripirellula tenax, the following are encoded in one genomic region:
- a CDS encoding CNNM domain-containing protein, translating to MVDVLPWLIAMAVLILLSALFSGSEAALFSLTPRGRKGLDRAGIGGRIAAKLLEDPERLLSAVLFWNLLINMTYFAIAAIVGGKLENDPAAGHSLAILFTISSLMTIIFFSEMLPKSLALLAPLRLSILVGPPLSLAVRIVSPALPLVAVTNQAASRLIWPTFEPEPDIDLADIERAIELGTDDAALLQRERMALRGLVEIAETRVDELMRPRSRLWLCHDLSDRSAIVDQPLHSNYMMVTDPDEEMIVKAIGMRMLRPSQMDDLANHAERVIYVPWSAYVSQVLDQLNEEDLSVAVVVNEFGELIGAVSIDDILRRVLAPRHEEDFLGEASVQEIAPGRYRVWGSVSVRSLTKRLGIDVDGVGVTTIAGFIGRHNERVPRLGDTAPMERFTLLVVEQDDDGVWIEARTADENGEVTT from the coding sequence GTGGTGGATGTATTGCCCTGGCTGATCGCCATGGCGGTGCTGATTCTGTTGAGCGCGTTGTTCAGCGGCAGCGAGGCCGCCCTGTTTTCGCTGACGCCACGTGGCCGCAAGGGCCTGGACCGCGCTGGCATAGGCGGGCGGATCGCAGCCAAGTTACTGGAAGACCCCGAACGGCTTTTATCAGCAGTCCTATTTTGGAACCTGCTGATCAACATGACCTACTTCGCAATCGCCGCGATCGTCGGCGGCAAGTTAGAGAATGATCCTGCGGCTGGCCATTCGCTGGCGATCCTCTTTACGATCTCGTCGCTGATGACGATCATTTTTTTCAGCGAGATGCTGCCCAAGAGCCTAGCCCTCCTCGCACCTCTTCGGCTATCGATTTTGGTTGGACCGCCGCTGTCGTTGGCCGTCCGCATCGTCAGCCCTGCCCTGCCCTTGGTCGCCGTGACCAACCAAGCGGCCAGCCGATTGATCTGGCCCACGTTCGAGCCCGAGCCCGATATCGACCTGGCTGATATCGAAAGGGCCATCGAACTGGGTACCGATGATGCCGCGCTCTTGCAACGCGAACGGATGGCGCTGCGTGGGTTGGTTGAGATTGCCGAAACTCGCGTCGACGAATTGATGCGACCGCGCAGCCGCCTTTGGCTGTGTCACGACTTGTCCGATCGCAGTGCCATTGTTGATCAACCGCTGCACAGCAATTACATGATGGTGACGGACCCCGACGAAGAGATGATCGTCAAAGCGATTGGCATGCGAATGTTGCGGCCCAGTCAAATGGATGATTTGGCCAACCATGCCGAACGGGTGATCTATGTGCCATGGTCGGCATATGTGTCGCAGGTACTGGACCAACTTAACGAAGAAGATCTCAGCGTTGCGGTAGTCGTCAATGAATTCGGCGAGTTGATTGGCGCCGTTTCGATCGACGACATCCTGCGCCGTGTTTTGGCTCCGCGACACGAAGAAGACTTTTTGGGCGAAGCATCGGTGCAAGAGATTGCACCGGGACGCTATCGCGTCTGGGGATCGGTCAGCGTTCGATCGCTGACGAAACGGCTGGGCATCGACGTCGACGGTGTAGGCGTGACGACAATCGCGGGGTTCATCGGTCGTCACAACGAACGTGTCCCTCGGCTTGGCGATACCGCGCCGATGGAACGGTTCACGTTGCTGGTTGTCGAACAGGACGATGACGGCGTGTGGATCGAGGCTCGGACGGCCGACGAGAATGGCGAGGTGACGACATGA
- a CDS encoding Flp family type IVb pilin — protein sequence MLRGTIQSSILDFVAEEDGATAVEYAIMLALIIGVCAASVTFLADATRESFDESGQAIAGAIGN from the coding sequence ATGCTTAGAGGCACGATCCAATCCTCCATTTTAGACTTCGTCGCCGAAGAAGACGGCGCCACCGCGGTCGAGTACGCCATCATGTTGGCGCTGATCATCGGTGTCTGTGCGGCTTCGGTCACATTCTTGGCTGACGCGACTCGCGAGAGCTTTGACGAGTCGGGACAGGCCATCGCCGGCGCGATCGGTAACTGA
- a CDS encoding PTS sugar transporter subunit IIA, with protein sequence MKFLFQSIAEGSCLLNLEAGNMEDIVAASVDFLIQTGRLPENQRQLVSKGIMQREASVPTVIGHACAVPHFYDDAIATPAMVFVRLKTAVNLGAPDGIATRYVFLMIGSKDQTVQHLDSLSSIARLMSDNVFHFETIYAKTQQDVLDAIERHVNRNVLSASPKPREVSAGLKAGGYPFAGLIGDVRRRLPHYVDDFKSGLKTKSIASIVFMFFACLAPAVTFGGFMGLETGGSIGAPEMLMSTAFCGLAYALFAGQPLIILGGIGPLLIFTIILYQLCDDMGHQDQFLGVYGWVGIWTAAMTIALAVFNASNLMRFFTRFTDEIFSALMSLIFIYKAVQALIVEFRADEAVSHEKALLALVLAVGTFYIAMTLARIRTSRYLLPWIREFLADFGPSIALVVMIIVAWSLGDSDTLETLSVSRDASDGGDRSLLVDLASVPMWIKFAAAGPAALATVLVFLSQNITARLINSPENKLTKGDSYHLDLAVVGGLIGVCSLFGWPWMVAATVRSLAHVRALAVVEGVVNRAKQAEVIHVLENRVTGVAIHLLIAGTLLALPLLQYVPMAALYGIFLFMGFSSLRGIQFIDRLGYLFMDSALYPINHYTRRVPTRTINLFTLIQLVCLVVLCIINVTPYGPIQILFPVFIALLVPVRAMLDRFFNSDHLAFLDADEAPEEESTHWV encoded by the coding sequence GTGAAATTTCTCTTTCAATCCATCGCGGAAGGCAGTTGCCTGCTGAATCTTGAAGCCGGCAACATGGAGGACATTGTTGCCGCTTCGGTCGACTTTTTGATCCAAACCGGACGTTTGCCCGAAAACCAGCGTCAATTGGTTTCCAAAGGCATCATGCAACGCGAGGCCTCGGTTCCGACGGTGATCGGCCATGCTTGCGCCGTTCCCCACTTTTATGACGACGCGATCGCGACGCCAGCGATGGTGTTTGTTCGTTTGAAGACAGCGGTCAATTTGGGTGCCCCCGACGGAATTGCCACCCGATACGTTTTTCTGATGATCGGGTCCAAGGACCAAACCGTTCAACACCTCGACTCGCTGTCCTCCATCGCCCGTTTGATGTCGGACAATGTCTTCCACTTTGAAACGATTTATGCCAAGACCCAGCAAGACGTTCTGGACGCGATCGAACGCCACGTCAATCGAAACGTGCTGTCGGCGTCGCCAAAGCCCCGAGAAGTCTCGGCGGGTTTGAAGGCGGGCGGTTATCCGTTTGCCGGATTGATCGGCGATGTTCGTCGCCGACTGCCACACTATGTCGATGACTTCAAGTCAGGCCTAAAAACGAAATCGATCGCGTCGATCGTATTCATGTTCTTTGCCTGCTTGGCGCCGGCCGTCACCTTTGGCGGTTTCATGGGTCTGGAAACCGGCGGCTCTATCGGTGCGCCCGAGATGCTGATGTCGACAGCTTTTTGTGGCCTCGCATACGCGTTGTTCGCGGGGCAACCGCTGATCATCCTTGGTGGGATCGGGCCTTTGCTGATCTTCACCATCATCCTGTACCAACTCTGTGACGACATGGGTCACCAAGATCAGTTTCTTGGTGTGTATGGTTGGGTTGGCATTTGGACGGCCGCGATGACGATCGCGCTTGCGGTCTTCAACGCTAGCAATCTGATGCGATTCTTCACGCGGTTTACCGACGAGATTTTTTCGGCGTTGATGTCGTTGATCTTCATCTATAAAGCGGTCCAAGCGTTGATTGTGGAATTTCGTGCCGACGAAGCCGTCTCTCATGAAAAAGCGCTGCTGGCGTTGGTGTTGGCTGTGGGGACCTTCTATATCGCTATGACGTTGGCCCGGATCCGGACAAGCCGATATCTGCTGCCATGGATACGCGAATTTTTGGCCGACTTCGGTCCCTCGATCGCGTTGGTGGTCATGATCATTGTGGCGTGGTCATTAGGCGATTCCGACACGTTGGAAACGCTCAGTGTCAGCCGTGATGCGTCCGATGGTGGTGATCGCAGTCTGTTGGTCGATCTGGCGAGCGTGCCGATGTGGATCAAGTTTGCCGCGGCGGGGCCCGCTGCGCTCGCAACGGTTTTGGTATTTCTTTCCCAGAACATCACCGCGCGTTTGATCAACAGCCCCGAGAACAAATTGACCAAAGGTGACTCGTACCATCTCGACTTGGCGGTTGTTGGCGGCTTGATCGGCGTCTGCTCGTTGTTCGGTTGGCCGTGGATGGTTGCCGCGACGGTGCGGTCACTCGCACACGTCCGCGCCCTCGCCGTGGTCGAAGGAGTCGTCAACCGCGCCAAGCAAGCCGAAGTCATTCACGTTTTAGAAAACCGAGTCACCGGAGTAGCGATTCACTTGTTGATCGCAGGAACGTTGTTAGCGTTACCGCTTCTGCAGTACGTTCCCATGGCCGCGCTGTATGGGATCTTCCTTTTCATGGGATTCTCGTCCCTTCGCGGCATCCAGTTCATCGACCGTCTTGGATACCTGTTCATGGACTCGGCGCTATACCCGATCAATCACTACACGCGCCGGGTGCCGACGCGAACGATCAATCTGTTCACGTTGATCCAATTGGTTTGCTTGGTTGTCTTGTGCATCATCAACGTGACGCCATACGGTCCGATCCAAATCCTGTTTCCCGTCTTCATCGCGTTGTTGGTTCCCGTCCGCGCGATGCTGGATCGCTTTTTCAACTCGGACCACCTCGCGTTCCTGGACGCCGACGAAGCACCGGAAGAAGAAAGCACCCACTGGGTTTGA
- a CDS encoding NAD-dependent epimerase/dehydratase family protein, with the protein MIIGLTGASGFLGRSLSRTLTARGHTVIDWRPVRLGDHDGTVDFAKRCEAIVHTALDRGGKSFMAEPADPIGYFQTNVMGSLELIEAAARHDVRRFVFVSSGAVHERVSPHLGAGQPLDETNPLWPASLYGSYKASVETLIHAYGHSGRLSCCTIRPTSIYGVDDPLSNSKWFSLIRDVVDGKSVVPTGGSKSVHVDDVAGAVALVIGTNGGVDGQTYNCCDRMISDHEVATIAKTMVSSSSVIDGTPKAAKHAIDTSKIRKLGMEFGGINRLESTIASIAAQIREIAGS; encoded by the coding sequence ATGATCATCGGATTGACCGGAGCATCAGGTTTTCTTGGGCGTTCCCTTTCCCGCACGTTGACTGCCCGGGGGCACACCGTCATCGATTGGCGGCCCGTTCGACTTGGTGACCATGACGGAACGGTCGACTTCGCGAAACGCTGTGAAGCGATCGTTCACACGGCGCTCGATCGTGGTGGGAAGTCATTCATGGCCGAACCTGCCGACCCGATCGGCTATTTTCAAACCAACGTGATGGGCTCGCTCGAGTTGATAGAAGCCGCCGCGCGCCATGATGTTCGGCGATTCGTGTTCGTGTCTTCGGGCGCCGTTCACGAAAGGGTCTCGCCTCATCTGGGCGCCGGCCAACCGCTCGACGAAACGAATCCTCTTTGGCCCGCATCCCTGTACGGTTCCTACAAGGCTTCGGTCGAAACATTGATCCATGCTTACGGCCACTCCGGACGACTCTCGTGTTGCACGATTCGCCCGACATCGATTTACGGAGTCGACGACCCTCTATCGAACTCGAAATGGTTTTCATTGATTCGAGACGTCGTCGACGGAAAATCCGTCGTGCCAACCGGCGGAAGCAAATCTGTGCACGTCGATGATGTCGCCGGGGCTGTTGCTTTGGTGATCGGAACAAACGGCGGGGTCGATGGGCAAACTTATAACTGTTGTGATCGAATGATCAGCGATCACGAAGTCGCAACGATCGCAAAAACGATGGTATCCAGTTCGTCGGTCATCGATGGGACACCCAAGGCCGCCAAGCACGCGATCGACACGTCGAAAATTCGAAAGCTGGGAATGGAGTTCGGCGGGATCAACCGGCTTGAGTCGACAATCGCCTCAATCGCGGCACAGATTCGCGAAATAGCAGGCTCGTAA
- a CDS encoding ABC transporter permease: MLGPIFSREAMVVPKRPKTYLSRAVYVLALFLLLCTGYLVLDGSRSLASSGDAARFGGWMFTLLAPLQLLVLSSIAAVGAASSVAQEKDRRTLILLLLTRLSGFEVVAGKLAATLLSPFSMLLCSLPLFLCLPLLGGVSPRQVIGVYAVTAASIFFAGCVGTVVGMWREKTFQAIAVTVLGLLMCVGLGEIVAELVPSLPEPAKLAISAPRALAAAASPMASLSQATAAGVLGFVVVTSVLAAIVLLIGVIKVRVWNPSREVRLRAPEPESSEEALATSSPTSWKVRAPRPVWDNPILWREVRTWAYGRKVLVIRVAFVLLFLLIAAVLYMQVQSGVAMEQGGRIGRALPSVTLPLVALGVVSLVLVNALAVTSVTGERDGLALDLLLVTDLSPAEFVFGKLLGVMYVAKEMILLPMVLVLYLASQGVLTIENTVYVLLGSVVLYLFVAMLGVHSGLNYVAGRSATLASLGTVFFLCVGIAVCMTIMVSFRGAFQLQLAPFLVMILGGGAALFAALGWRNPSSAIFMASFGLPLVTFYAITQFLLQTDHLYVFFAMLVGYCFTTAAMMIPALSEFDVSLERDRGAAGDPA; encoded by the coding sequence ATGCTCGGCCCCATATTTTCCCGCGAGGCGATGGTCGTCCCCAAACGACCGAAAACCTATCTGTCTCGGGCCGTTTACGTGCTAGCATTATTTCTGCTGCTTTGCACGGGTTATCTGGTCCTAGACGGGTCTCGATCGCTTGCCAGCAGCGGTGACGCGGCACGGTTCGGTGGGTGGATGTTTACGCTTTTGGCGCCACTTCAACTGCTGGTTCTGTCCAGCATCGCGGCCGTCGGCGCCGCCAGCAGCGTGGCTCAGGAAAAGGATCGCCGGACCTTGATTCTGTTGCTGCTGACTCGTCTATCGGGATTCGAAGTCGTGGCGGGTAAGCTGGCGGCGACGTTGCTGTCTCCGTTTTCGATGCTGCTTTGCAGTTTGCCCCTATTCCTCTGTCTGCCACTTCTGGGCGGCGTTTCGCCCCGCCAAGTCATCGGCGTCTATGCCGTCACCGCGGCATCAATTTTCTTTGCCGGATGCGTCGGCACGGTCGTCGGCATGTGGCGAGAAAAGACGTTTCAAGCGATCGCCGTAACCGTCTTGGGACTGCTGATGTGTGTCGGCTTGGGTGAAATTGTGGCTGAGTTGGTCCCAAGTTTGCCCGAACCTGCCAAGCTTGCGATCAGTGCGCCGCGAGCTTTGGCAGCAGCCGCGTCACCGATGGCAAGCCTGTCACAAGCGACAGCGGCGGGAGTCCTGGGATTTGTTGTCGTCACATCGGTTCTAGCCGCCATTGTATTGCTCATCGGGGTCATCAAGGTCCGTGTTTGGAATCCGTCCCGCGAGGTGCGTCTTCGTGCACCCGAACCAGAGTCCTCCGAGGAAGCCCTGGCAACGTCCTCGCCGACCAGTTGGAAGGTCAGGGCGCCACGGCCGGTTTGGGACAACCCGATCCTGTGGCGTGAAGTTCGCACGTGGGCCTACGGGCGAAAAGTGTTGGTCATCCGCGTCGCCTTTGTGTTGCTGTTTTTGTTGATCGCGGCGGTGTTGTATATGCAAGTTCAAAGCGGTGTCGCCATGGAACAGGGCGGTCGCATTGGCCGTGCTCTGCCGTCAGTGACGTTGCCGTTGGTGGCCTTGGGTGTGGTCAGCTTGGTGCTGGTGAACGCACTTGCGGTGACTTCCGTGACCGGCGAACGTGACGGATTGGCGCTCGACTTGTTGTTGGTGACTGATCTGAGCCCGGCCGAATTCGTTTTTGGCAAACTGCTGGGCGTGATGTACGTCGCCAAAGAGATGATTCTATTGCCGATGGTGTTGGTTCTGTATCTGGCCAGCCAAGGCGTGTTGACGATCGAAAACACCGTTTACGTGCTGCTGGGGTCGGTCGTCCTTTACCTATTCGTAGCGATGCTTGGCGTTCACTCGGGGCTCAACTACGTCGCCGGCCGCAGTGCGACGTTAGCAAGCCTGGGGACGGTGTTTTTCCTGTGCGTGGGAATCGCCGTTTGCATGACAATCATGGTCAGCTTCCGAGGCGCGTTCCAGCTTCAGTTGGCACCGTTTTTGGTGATGATTTTGGGTGGCGGTGCGGCGTTGTTTGCGGCGTTGGGCTGGCGCAATCCGTCATCGGCGATCTTCATGGCGTCGTTCGGATTGCCACTGGTGACGTTCTACGCGATCACGCAATTTTTGCTGCAGACGGACCACCTGTACGTCTTTTTCGCGATGCTGGTCGGCTACTGTTTCACCACGGCGGCGATGATGATTCCGGCGCTGAGCGAGTTTGACGTTTCGCTGGAACGTGATCGCGGAGCCGCCGGAGACCCAGCTTGA
- a CDS encoding AsmA-like C-terminal region-containing protein yields the protein MTCRALRCGSGYGIFLMVSLRPWFYRLAKAAFWGGLVMLLARNWIAVELVQRIGSRIAEHTIEVEKIHIGFHAITVTRLRIEDEPDLATPLLVVERAEVRLSIVNGIRNGVWAESVIVEAPEVALRFADDGQLATRLPASQSEGGSTATTIPVGQLLVRDAKLTATQVGRLPFEVGDVSMEVLADNEVQVRVNVPDILGAHVLLRSIVDAKTFAGHTQLRVPDFHIDTNHLATLSLAPDMLAGVGISADAAVSVSIHHPANDFDLAHHRASVNASLRNVDSDRAGTLVASMQCAAKLDESQLDITLDGKAIDGQIGFLANVDLQSPEVTTKWSTLAQNLDLRRVIQHFDPSMDAGAIANLTGNGSARFDGVSVSFDAVVDASASEMNARVDRSSSGPSDVVKCAITTASVRVAGSLPIADPEKIQGTIHGQFDCPEFLLAPLARFSTLNSVQQLRDLDGKVAIHGEFASPLDISKIVERCVASGHVTTTDVRAAGLRLQDGDLSLKVTDGIVHATTGELFVLEPHSGEVVARGSAMAQTTITTSDLMKSPLVTRFDAEVVSLPRVMRLVGQNDRGFDGSVAVHASSEVTCDQVANIAAWTADASVSGSGIRIAGEKLDSFVAVAKLRDGIVAVPPTEIHYRSTKFHYVAQADLREAISAGQLQIDGAFTVAPISIGELAKAASRFSRTPLPATGDANARGDFHLTTAPLAFRAEGIANLKNATYAGRSIGTAKLDWMFDETALQLTSRSENFFGGRYVATATMRELDWSTAEVASTFEGVQAAKIAAMLPGDMASPSKMPVAGTISGGARFTSLADLTKLNGSAWFRTNAFSAHDVPVEVQRCVTHFKDGHVSATCNGMAAEGTFQGAASTTISDVIEFASERELRLSQLPVLADFQLNRVSAERLIMAAGLNRREVPIQAAANLTLVRDISTRDSGAICDVVASVEDVRWKQYRLSPLLTANLRVKPDRVVLRELKGQFADGRVTGRAEVRLGSALDGHFEFAATRVNLRRATEALADSSARISGSGDVSIRGRLGRTITGEARLGANHITASGISVPRVRMPLEWSYTLDSNSARWRCRGGVIEAGNGEVRITTDGSYNRNLNVNCIADISRVDTSRLMVGKSAGAGIVDGRVTIKANRATSIQNVSGDFDFELSHVKALEVPVLSNLTQMIKLPDVTGFGSGPTVDGGVVRGRLSGPVIYVDEIALQQSNVQVLVEGRATIDGRLDLNVTASTGSTSPTDGLMSMLDSPLMLAAPAPVALLAKANEAMKDRVVNVHVGGTAARPMMKIQPAKALTQDALRFFLSSTVGGQIADASTRSNNQQQR from the coding sequence ATGACCTGCCGCGCACTTCGGTGCGGCAGCGGTTACGGCATTTTTCTTATGGTTTCCCTTCGTCCGTGGTTCTATCGCCTCGCCAAAGCCGCCTTTTGGGGTGGACTGGTGATGTTGCTCGCGCGGAACTGGATCGCGGTTGAGCTGGTCCAGCGAATTGGTTCTCGCATCGCCGAACATACGATCGAAGTGGAAAAGATTCATATCGGGTTTCACGCGATCACCGTCACGCGGCTTCGGATCGAAGACGAGCCCGATCTGGCGACGCCGTTGTTGGTGGTCGAGCGCGCCGAAGTCCGTTTGTCGATCGTCAACGGAATCCGCAATGGCGTGTGGGCGGAAAGTGTCATTGTTGAGGCCCCCGAAGTCGCGTTGCGTTTCGCAGACGACGGACAACTGGCGACGCGGTTACCCGCTTCGCAAAGCGAGGGCGGATCGACGGCCACGACGATCCCGGTTGGCCAGTTGTTGGTTCGAGATGCCAAGTTGACGGCGACTCAGGTCGGACGTTTGCCATTCGAAGTCGGTGACGTTTCGATGGAGGTTTTGGCCGATAACGAAGTCCAGGTCCGCGTCAACGTTCCCGATATTTTGGGTGCCCACGTGCTGTTGAGATCTATCGTGGATGCGAAAACGTTTGCGGGTCATACGCAATTGCGAGTCCCCGATTTTCACATCGATACGAACCACCTCGCAACGCTTTCGTTGGCACCCGACATGCTTGCCGGCGTCGGGATTTCTGCTGATGCCGCAGTGTCCGTTTCGATCCACCATCCGGCAAATGACTTCGATCTGGCTCATCATCGGGCGAGTGTGAACGCGTCGCTGCGAAACGTTGATTCAGATCGCGCCGGAACCTTAGTCGCTTCGATGCAATGCGCGGCCAAATTAGACGAAAGTCAGCTGGACATTACTTTGGATGGCAAAGCGATCGACGGACAGATCGGGTTTCTCGCGAACGTCGATCTGCAGTCGCCCGAAGTCACTACCAAGTGGTCAACGTTGGCGCAAAACCTTGACTTGCGTCGAGTGATCCAGCATTTCGATCCTTCGATGGATGCCGGCGCGATCGCAAATCTGACCGGAAATGGATCGGCACGCTTTGATGGAGTTTCTGTTTCTTTTGACGCGGTCGTTGATGCTTCGGCATCCGAAATGAATGCCCGCGTTGACCGATCCAGTTCAGGCCCCAGCGATGTTGTTAAGTGTGCGATCACAACGGCCAGTGTTCGCGTGGCCGGAAGTCTCCCCATTGCTGATCCGGAAAAGATCCAGGGAACTATCCACGGCCAATTCGACTGCCCCGAGTTTCTGCTGGCGCCGCTTGCTCGCTTCTCGACGCTGAATAGTGTCCAGCAACTTCGGGATCTCGACGGTAAGGTCGCGATCCACGGCGAGTTCGCGTCGCCGCTGGATATCAGCAAAATTGTCGAACGATGTGTTGCGTCCGGTCATGTCACGACCACCGACGTTCGCGCGGCCGGTCTTCGTTTGCAAGACGGTGATCTGTCACTCAAGGTGACTGACGGCATCGTTCACGCAACAACGGGTGAGCTTTTCGTTCTGGAGCCCCACAGCGGTGAGGTAGTCGCGCGAGGGTCAGCGATGGCGCAGACAACGATTACGACTTCGGACCTGATGAAGAGTCCACTCGTGACTCGCTTCGATGCCGAAGTCGTGTCCTTGCCGCGGGTGATGCGACTTGTCGGGCAAAACGATCGCGGGTTCGATGGCAGCGTCGCCGTGCACGCGTCATCCGAGGTGACGTGTGATCAAGTTGCGAACATCGCGGCTTGGACTGCCGATGCGTCCGTTTCGGGCAGCGGGATTCGAATCGCGGGCGAGAAACTGGATTCGTTTGTCGCCGTTGCGAAGTTGCGAGACGGTATCGTGGCGGTTCCCCCGACCGAGATTCACTACCGTAGCACCAAGTTCCACTATGTCGCGCAAGCGGATTTGCGTGAAGCGATTTCGGCGGGGCAGTTGCAGATTGACGGTGCATTCACGGTCGCACCGATCTCGATCGGCGAACTTGCCAAGGCGGCATCTCGCTTTTCGCGAACGCCGCTTCCCGCGACTGGTGATGCAAATGCGCGAGGTGATTTTCATCTGACGACGGCCCCGCTGGCGTTTCGCGCCGAGGGCATCGCCAACTTGAAAAACGCAACCTACGCGGGGCGTTCGATCGGTACTGCGAAACTCGATTGGATGTTTGACGAAACGGCTTTGCAGTTGACCAGCCGATCGGAGAACTTCTTCGGTGGCCGCTACGTCGCAACCGCGACCATGCGCGAACTGGATTGGTCGACGGCCGAAGTGGCGTCGACGTTCGAAGGCGTTCAAGCAGCGAAGATCGCGGCGATGCTTCCGGGCGATATGGCTTCGCCCAGCAAGATGCCCGTTGCCGGCACGATCTCGGGTGGTGCTCGATTCACGTCGCTTGCAGATTTGACGAAACTCAATGGCAGTGCATGGTTTCGAACGAATGCGTTCAGTGCGCACGACGTGCCCGTTGAAGTCCAACGCTGTGTGACGCACTTTAAAGACGGTCACGTCAGTGCAACTTGCAACGGTATGGCGGCCGAAGGAACGTTTCAAGGTGCTGCATCGACGACCATTTCCGATGTGATCGAATTCGCTTCCGAACGGGAACTTCGTCTGTCGCAGTTGCCGGTGCTGGCCGACTTCCAATTGAACCGCGTGTCGGCCGAGCGATTGATCATGGCCGCGGGCTTGAACCGCCGCGAAGTTCCCATTCAAGCGGCGGCGAATTTGACGCTTGTTCGTGACATCTCAACCCGAGATTCGGGAGCTATTTGCGACGTCGTCGCAAGCGTGGAAGACGTGCGATGGAAACAGTATCGACTGTCTCCGTTGTTGACCGCGAACCTGCGAGTCAAACCGGACCGAGTGGTGCTGAGAGAATTGAAGGGACAATTCGCCGATGGTCGTGTCACGGGACGCGCCGAGGTGCGATTGGGTTCTGCACTGGATGGTCATTTCGAGTTTGCGGCGACGCGGGTGAACCTGCGGCGAGCGACCGAAGCGTTGGCAGATTCATCGGCTCGGATCAGCGGTTCGGGTGATGTATCGATTCGCGGCCGACTGGGGCGAACGATTACCGGCGAAGCTCGGTTGGGGGCCAATCACATCACGGCGTCGGGAATCAGTGTTCCGCGAGTTCGAATGCCGCTGGAGTGGTCGTACACGCTTGATTCCAATTCGGCCCGATGGCGATGTCGCGGCGGTGTGATCGAAGCTGGCAATGGCGAAGTTCGGATCACGACCGATGGCAGCTACAACCGCAACCTGAATGTGAACTGTATCGCCGACATCTCGCGAGTCGACACGTCACGTTTGATGGTTGGAAAATCGGCCGGCGCCGGTATTGTCGACGGACGCGTGACGATCAAAGCCAACCGAGCAACATCGATCCAGAACGTTAGCGGCGACTTCGATTTCGAGTTGTCGCACGTGAAAGCATTGGAAGTACCAGTGCTTTCGAATCTGACCCAGATGATCAAGTTGCCCGATGTTACAGGATTCGGATCCGGACCAACCGTCGATGGTGGCGTGGTTCGCGGTCGACTTTCCGGTCCCGTGATTTATGTCGACGAAATTGCGCTCCAGCAAAGCAACGTTCAGGTACTGGTCGAAGGTCGGGCAACCATCGACGGTCGGCTGGACTTGAACGTGACGGCTAGCACGGGTTCGACGTCACCCACCGACGGATTGATGTCGATGCTCGATTCACCATTGATGTTGGCGGCGCCCGCACCGGTCGCGTTGCTGGCCAAAGCAAACGAAGCGATGAAGGATCGCGTCGTCAATGTGCACGTGGGCGGCACTGCCGCTCGCCCGATGATGAAAATCCAGCCCGCTAAGGCGCTGACCCAAGATGCCCTTCGGTTTTTCCTTTCCAGTACCGTCGGCGGACAAATTGCCGACGCATCCACAAGAAGCAACAATCAACAACAACGTTAG